One Sanguibacter keddieii DSM 10542 genomic window carries:
- a CDS encoding histidine phosphatase family protein: MSQTPETTGGPGAARPTGARPTGATFRPDADEPLTAILVRHGVTPHTTSGAYSGGGVPGPSLSGDGRIQAAQAADLVHRIGRKIWPDVPRATEIVASPMVRTQETAAAISRRLGRAVVTDPRLAEGHFGEWEGLTADEIEVRWPGQLREWHESGTFAIPGGESIAQTGERLATAMDDLIAGGPGRTVVVVSHAVALRSVIGTAFGAPASQWHRIRIAPASVSMIRYWADGTSEITAIGIPPEI, from the coding sequence ATGAGCCAGACGCCGGAGACCACCGGGGGACCAGGGGCAGCGCGGCCGACCGGCGCCAGGCCGACGGGCGCGACGTTCCGCCCCGACGCCGACGAGCCGCTCACCGCGATCCTCGTCCGGCACGGTGTCACGCCGCACACGACGAGCGGTGCCTACTCCGGCGGTGGCGTCCCCGGGCCCAGCCTCAGCGGGGACGGCCGCATCCAGGCAGCGCAGGCGGCCGACCTGGTGCACCGCATCGGCCGCAAGATCTGGCCGGACGTCCCGCGTGCGACGGAGATCGTCGCGTCGCCCATGGTCCGGACCCAGGAGACGGCGGCGGCGATCAGCCGACGTCTCGGCCGCGCCGTCGTCACCGACCCGCGCCTCGCCGAGGGGCACTTCGGCGAGTGGGAAGGCCTGACCGCCGACGAGATCGAGGTGCGGTGGCCCGGACAGCTGCGGGAGTGGCACGAGTCCGGGACCTTCGCGATCCCCGGCGGCGAGTCGATCGCCCAGACGGGCGAGCGGCTGGCCACGGCCATGGACGACCTCATCGCCGGCGGCCCGGGCCGCACCGTCGTGGTCGTGTCGCACGCGGTCGCGCTCCGCTCGGTGATCGGGACCGCCTTCGGGGCGCCCGCGTCCCAGTGGCACCGCATCCGCATCGCCCCGGCCTCCGTGAGCATGATCCGCTACTGGGCCGACGGCACCTCGGAGATCACCGCGATCGGCATCCCGCCGGAGATCTGA
- a CDS encoding YaaA family protein: MLILLPPSEGKSPAPTGEPVDLDALSAPTLTRHRTKVMRALAKVSARKTALDVLGVGPSLADDVARNTRLGTEPAARAATVYTGVLYAAAGLDDLTPEQAALAHDSVRTVSALWGAVSPDDVIPAYRLSMGTDLPGVGPLATAWRPHLEKVLSPRAEGDVVVDCRSAAYLAAWKPAKGTDWVSVRVLRELDGKRSVVSHNAKHTRGVLTRHLLTRGGDQPRTAKEVLEAATELVGGPLVDATLLDGKNGASTLELVVL; the protein is encoded by the coding sequence GTGCTCATCCTGCTCCCACCGTCCGAAGGCAAGTCACCGGCGCCCACCGGGGAGCCGGTCGACCTCGATGCCCTGAGCGCCCCGACGCTCACCCGTCACCGCACGAAGGTGATGCGCGCCCTGGCCAAGGTCAGCGCCCGCAAGACCGCCCTCGACGTGCTCGGGGTCGGGCCGAGCCTCGCCGACGACGTCGCACGGAACACCCGGCTCGGCACCGAGCCCGCGGCTCGGGCGGCGACCGTGTACACCGGGGTGCTCTACGCCGCAGCGGGCCTCGACGACCTCACCCCGGAGCAGGCCGCGCTCGCGCACGACTCCGTGCGGACCGTCTCGGCGCTGTGGGGCGCGGTCTCCCCCGACGACGTCATCCCCGCGTACCGCCTGTCCATGGGCACCGACCTGCCAGGCGTCGGTCCGCTCGCGACCGCGTGGCGCCCGCACCTCGAGAAGGTCCTCAGCCCACGGGCCGAGGGCGACGTGGTCGTCGACTGCCGGTCGGCCGCCTACCTCGCCGCCTGGAAGCCCGCGAAGGGCACCGACTGGGTGAGCGTCCGCGTCCTCCGCGAGCTCGACGGCAAGCGCTCCGTCGTCTCGCACAACGCCAAGCACACCCGTGGCGTCCTCACCCGGCACCTGCTCACCCGCGGCGGCGACCAGCCCCGCACCGCGAAGGAGGTCCTCGAGGCCGCGACCGAGCTCGTCGGCGGGCCGCTGGTCGACGCCACGCTCCTCGACGGGAAGAACGGGGCGTCCACCCTCGAGCTCGTGGTGCTGTGA
- the ppk2 gene encoding polyphosphate kinase 2 yields the protein MANDTPAQHRHAKGGDPVPASDATDTRIPGGPHDAGDDTPPKLPKLKKKAYEAELFRLQSELVKLQEWVRASGERLVIVFEGRDAAGKGSAIKRVTQYLNSRHVRVAALPAPTERQKSQWYFQKYVEHLPAAGEIVLFDRSWYNRAGVERVMGFCTPAEHKRFMAQCPVFEQLLIDDGIMLRKYWFSVSDAEQEKRFASRLEDPMRQWKLSPMDLESIARWEDYSRAKDDMFIHTDTPASPWFVVESEDKKRSRLNMISHLLSTVPYEEVTHPPITLPERPASTGYRRTPRELQTYVPDHASTLS from the coding sequence ATGGCGAACGACACACCTGCCCAGCACCGCCACGCGAAGGGCGGAGACCCGGTGCCGGCCTCGGACGCGACAGACACGCGCATCCCGGGTGGGCCGCACGACGCAGGCGACGACACACCGCCCAAGCTCCCCAAGCTCAAGAAGAAGGCGTACGAGGCCGAGCTGTTCCGGCTCCAGTCCGAGCTCGTCAAGCTCCAGGAGTGGGTGCGTGCGTCGGGCGAGCGGCTCGTCATCGTCTTCGAGGGGCGCGACGCGGCGGGCAAGGGCTCCGCCATCAAGCGCGTCACCCAGTACCTCAACTCGCGCCACGTGCGCGTCGCGGCGCTGCCTGCACCGACGGAGCGCCAGAAGTCCCAGTGGTACTTCCAGAAGTACGTGGAGCACCTCCCGGCGGCCGGGGAGATCGTCCTGTTCGACCGCTCCTGGTACAACCGGGCGGGCGTCGAGCGGGTCATGGGGTTCTGCACACCGGCCGAGCACAAGCGGTTCATGGCGCAGTGCCCGGTGTTCGAGCAGCTGCTCATCGACGACGGCATCATGCTCCGCAAGTACTGGTTCTCCGTCTCCGACGCAGAGCAGGAGAAGCGGTTCGCGTCGCGCCTCGAGGACCCGATGCGCCAGTGGAAGCTCTCACCCATGGACCTCGAGTCCATCGCCCGGTGGGAGGACTACTCGCGCGCCAAGGACGACATGTTCATCCACACCGACACCCCGGCGTCGCCGTGGTTCGTGGTGGAGAGCGAGGACAAGAAGCGCTCGCGCCTCAACATGATCTCGCACCTGCTGTCGACGGTCCCGTACGAGGAGGTCACGCACCCGCCGATCACGCTCCCCGAGCGCCCCGCGTCGACCGGGTACCGCCGCACCCCGCGCGAGCTGCAGACCTACGTCCCGGACCACGCCTCGACGCTGAGCTGA
- a CDS encoding carbon starvation CstA family protein, with the protein MATSARAPLPDVEVLRTPDGDPVGVVERPRWTPLKVTLWTAVALLGGVAWTMIAVVRGEQVSTIWFIVASLCTYTFAYRFYARFVERRLMRPDDRRATPAERIDDGTDYDPTDRRVLFGHHFAAIAGAGPLVGPVLAAQMGYLPGTMWIIFGVVVAGGVQDMLVLFFSMRRGGRSIGQMARDEIGPVGGAIAMVVVFVMMMIVLAVLALIVVNALAESPWGVFSIGCTIPIALFMGVYLRYVRPGRVTEISVVGFVLLMAAIVGGRYVAESSFGHLFHLSPVTLTWALVIYGFSAAVLPVWLLLTPRDYLSTFMKVGTVLVLAAGIVIVMPAVQMPAVTEFASTGEGPVFSGSLFPFLFITIACGALSGLHATVASGTTPKMVEKESQVRVIGYGGMLMESFVAIMALVAAISLNQGVYFAMNMPEAMTQGTSQGAADAVDALGLVDIAGDPVEVRWETEVDGQTVTLTGAEALDAVASDIGEPSVVSKTGGAPTLAVGMANILHEVVGGKGMMSFWYHFAIMFEALFILTTVDAGTRVARFMLSDSLGTWIPRFRKPSWRLGSWLSTAAVVSAWGSLLMMGVTDPLGGIRTLFPLFGIANQLIAAAALTLVTVMVVRRGYVRWVWIPLVPLVWDVVVTFTASWHKIFSSVPEIGYWAQRALYQERIASGEITGAAELADAHAIVRNTTVQGTLSIVFVLMITALLVTAVRAVWGALREPGTTSSEDPFEASRLFAPSHLVATRAEKEVQAEVVRTTGEVRR; encoded by the coding sequence ATGGCGACCTCCGCACGCGCACCGCTGCCCGACGTCGAGGTGCTGCGCACCCCTGACGGCGATCCCGTGGGGGTGGTCGAGAGGCCTCGGTGGACGCCGCTCAAGGTCACGCTCTGGACGGCAGTCGCACTCCTGGGCGGTGTGGCCTGGACGATGATCGCGGTGGTCCGCGGCGAGCAGGTCAGCACCATCTGGTTCATCGTCGCGTCCCTGTGCACCTACACCTTCGCCTACAGGTTCTACGCGAGGTTCGTCGAGCGCCGCCTCATGCGCCCCGACGACCGCCGCGCCACCCCCGCCGAGCGCATCGACGACGGCACCGACTACGACCCGACCGACCGCCGCGTGCTGTTCGGCCACCACTTCGCCGCCATCGCCGGCGCAGGGCCGCTCGTCGGCCCCGTGCTCGCCGCCCAGATGGGCTACCTGCCCGGGACCATGTGGATCATCTTCGGTGTCGTCGTCGCCGGCGGTGTCCAGGACATGCTCGTGCTGTTCTTCTCGATGCGACGCGGCGGGAGGTCGATCGGGCAGATGGCCCGCGACGAGATCGGACCGGTGGGCGGCGCCATCGCGATGGTCGTCGTCTTCGTCATGATGATGATCGTCCTGGCGGTGCTCGCCCTGATCGTGGTCAACGCGCTCGCCGAGAGCCCCTGGGGCGTGTTCTCGATCGGCTGCACCATCCCGATCGCCCTGTTCATGGGCGTCTACCTGCGCTACGTCCGACCAGGACGCGTCACCGAGATCTCCGTGGTCGGGTTCGTCCTGCTCATGGCAGCGATCGTCGGCGGGAGGTACGTCGCCGAGAGCTCCTTCGGGCACCTGTTCCACCTCTCCCCCGTCACCCTGACCTGGGCGCTCGTGATCTACGGGTTCAGCGCGGCCGTGCTCCCGGTGTGGCTGCTGCTCACGCCGCGCGACTACCTGTCGACCTTCATGAAGGTCGGGACCGTGCTGGTCCTCGCCGCCGGCATCGTCATCGTGATGCCAGCAGTCCAGATGCCCGCCGTCACCGAGTTCGCGAGCACCGGCGAGGGCCCCGTGTTCTCCGGCTCGCTGTTCCCGTTCCTGTTCATCACCATCGCCTGCGGCGCACTGTCCGGGCTGCACGCGACCGTCGCGTCGGGCACCACACCCAAGATGGTCGAGAAGGAGTCTCAGGTCCGCGTCATCGGGTACGGCGGGATGCTCATGGAGTCCTTCGTCGCGATCATGGCGCTCGTCGCCGCGATCTCCCTCAACCAGGGCGTCTACTTCGCGATGAACATGCCCGAGGCCATGACCCAGGGCACCTCGCAGGGCGCGGCCGACGCCGTGGACGCCCTCGGCCTCGTCGACATCGCGGGCGACCCCGTCGAGGTCCGGTGGGAGACCGAGGTCGACGGCCAGACGGTCACCCTCACCGGGGCCGAGGCTCTCGACGCGGTCGCCTCCGACATCGGCGAGCCGTCCGTGGTGTCCAAGACCGGGGGCGCGCCGACGCTGGCCGTCGGGATGGCGAACATCCTGCACGAGGTCGTCGGCGGCAAGGGGATGATGTCGTTCTGGTACCACTTCGCGATCATGTTCGAGGCCCTGTTCATCCTCACCACCGTCGACGCCGGGACACGGGTCGCCCGGTTCATGCTGTCGGACTCGCTCGGCACCTGGATACCCCGGTTCCGGAAGCCCTCGTGGCGGCTCGGGAGCTGGCTGTCGACCGCCGCCGTCGTGAGCGCCTGGGGCTCGCTGCTCATGATGGGCGTGACCGACCCGCTCGGGGGCATCAGGACGCTGTTCCCCCTGTTCGGCATCGCCAACCAGCTCATCGCGGCCGCGGCACTCACCCTCGTCACGGTCATGGTCGTCCGCAGAGGCTACGTGCGGTGGGTCTGGATCCCGCTGGTCCCGCTCGTCTGGGACGTGGTCGTCACCTTCACCGCCTCGTGGCACAAGATCTTCTCGAGCGTCCCCGAGATCGGGTACTGGGCGCAGCGCGCCCTCTACCAGGAGCGCATCGCCTCCGGGGAGATCACCGGGGCGGCGGAGCTCGCCGACGCGCACGCGATCGTCCGGAACACCACCGTCCAGGGCACGCTCTCGATCGTGTTCGTCCTCATGATCACCGCGCTGCTCGTCACAGCGGTGCGCGCGGTCTGGGGTGCGCTGCGGGAACCGGGGACGACGAGCTCCGAGGACCCCTTCGAGGCGTCGAGGCTCTTCGCGCCCTCGCACCTCGTGGCGACCCGCGCCGAGAAGGAGGTCCAGGCGGAGGTCGTGCGGACCACCGGGGAGGTGAGGAGGTGA
- a CDS encoding YbdD/YjiX family protein translates to MRLLVRWLRAVRWYVHELMGDTAYARYVRRHASAHPGAEPLSERDYWRKRTADQEAAPVSRCC, encoded by the coding sequence GTGAGACTGCTGGTGCGCTGGCTCCGGGCCGTCCGGTGGTACGTCCACGAGCTCATGGGCGACACCGCGTACGCCAGGTACGTCCGCAGGCACGCGTCTGCCCACCCGGGAGCGGAGCCGCTCAGCGAACGGGACTACTGGCGCAAGCGCACGGCGGACCAGGAGGCGGCGCCCGTGTCCCGGTGCTGCTGA
- a CDS encoding phosphotransferase: MDDVEEPLAGGNASDAVVRVGSTVRKPWTSATPAVHHVMRHVREAGVDVPAVLGRDEQGRQVLEMVPGRIAMDSPPLTRDELARVGRLVRSVHDATQDLATDRRAAWDVLLPAPAAADAGADLVCHNDLAPWNLVVGARWVFIDWDGAGPSTRLWDLAYAAQSFTINDSRADPTDAAADLAAFVEGYGADQTLRDALPATLGRRAAAMHEMLRSAHATGRQPWGSMFTSGHGDHWLAATRYAQSNEETWRVALHGR, from the coding sequence GTGGACGACGTCGAAGAGCCGCTGGCGGGCGGCAACGCCTCGGACGCTGTCGTGCGGGTCGGCTCGACCGTGCGAAAACCCTGGACTTCGGCGACCCCGGCCGTCCATCACGTCATGCGCCACGTCCGGGAGGCCGGGGTCGACGTCCCAGCCGTGCTCGGTCGCGACGAGCAGGGCCGCCAGGTGCTCGAGATGGTCCCGGGCCGGATCGCCATGGACTCACCACCGCTCACGCGCGACGAGCTCGCACGCGTCGGACGGCTCGTCCGGTCTGTGCACGACGCGACGCAGGACCTCGCGACCGACCGTCGCGCCGCGTGGGACGTCTTGCTCCCTGCTCCAGCCGCGGCAGACGCTGGTGCCGACCTCGTGTGCCACAACGACCTCGCGCCGTGGAACCTGGTCGTCGGGGCCCGATGGGTGTTCATCGACTGGGACGGGGCAGGTCCGAGCACCCGCCTCTGGGACCTCGCGTACGCCGCGCAGTCGTTCACGATCAACGACTCGCGGGCCGACCCGACCGACGCCGCCGCCGACCTGGCGGCCTTCGTCGAAGGTTACGGCGCCGACCAGACGCTCCGAGACGCTCTCCCTGCCACGCTCGGACGGCGAGCCGCTGCGATGCACGAGATGCTGCGCTCGGCCCACGCCACCGGTCGCCAGCCGTGGGGGTCCATGTTCACCTCGGGCCACGGAGACCACTGGCTCGCCGCTACCCGCTACGCGCAGAGCAACGAGGAGACGTGGAGGGTCGCGCTGCACGGCCGCTGA
- a CDS encoding RDD family protein: MVIADPRPDVVPEVLDETVYASWTARVVATVLDGLALSGLGYLVAGPALDVDLIPPVTFGTDTSSMSDVAPGARAVLVAVVVLVLLLQGYGGATPGKRVVGIAVVDDQTGRPVGLVRTVLRSFAHLLDAILFIGYLRPLWNAERRTFADSIVGTVVLRTRTVRSNLALEGLVSRRGTLRTGRPGARGSLGEPATPGWEARTTAVAAVVTVGLALFSGSWSSGGASGASAESCSFPVLDSGTFTPTGATLSADDSVSTERRFWVESTTTQPATEVAARWHWVRTVPEGATVQLVATSADGTLDARTVAELPVATPTDTVVDGAVVGELTVDVSTLGPGWVAQTSISVDGSQLATCSMTDPLA, from the coding sequence ATGGTCATCGCCGATCCGCGCCCCGACGTCGTCCCCGAGGTACTCGACGAGACCGTCTACGCGTCGTGGACGGCCCGCGTCGTCGCGACCGTCCTCGACGGTCTCGCGCTCTCCGGCCTCGGCTACCTCGTCGCAGGCCCGGCCCTGGACGTCGACCTCATCCCGCCCGTCACCTTCGGCACCGACACCAGCTCGATGTCCGACGTGGCCCCCGGCGCACGGGCCGTCCTCGTGGCCGTCGTGGTGCTCGTCCTGCTGCTGCAGGGATACGGGGGAGCGACCCCGGGCAAACGCGTCGTCGGCATCGCGGTCGTCGACGACCAGACCGGCCGGCCCGTCGGGCTCGTCCGCACCGTCCTGCGCTCCTTCGCGCACCTGCTCGACGCGATCCTGTTCATCGGGTACCTGCGGCCGCTCTGGAACGCCGAGCGCCGCACCTTCGCAGACTCCATCGTGGGCACGGTCGTGCTCCGGACCCGCACCGTCAGGTCCAACCTCGCCCTCGAGGGGCTCGTCAGCCGGCGCGGCACCCTCCGGACGGGCAGGCCCGGTGCACGGGGGAGCCTCGGCGAGCCCGCGACACCCGGCTGGGAGGCCCGGACCACCGCGGTCGCAGCCGTCGTGACCGTCGGCCTCGCGCTGTTCTCCGGATCCTGGTCGAGCGGGGGTGCCAGCGGGGCCAGCGCGGAGAGCTGCAGCTTCCCCGTCCTCGACTCCGGCACCTTCACCCCCACCGGGGCGACGCTCTCCGCAGACGACAGCGTCTCCACGGAGCGACGGTTCTGGGTGGAGAGCACCACGACGCAACCCGCCACCGAGGTCGCCGCCCGGTGGCACTGGGTCAGGACGGTGCCCGAGGGCGCGACGGTCCAGCTGGTCGCCACCTCCGCTGACGGGACCCTCGACGCGCGCACCGTCGCAGAGCTGCCCGTCGCCACCCCGACAGACACCGTCGTGGACGGAGCGGTCGTCGGTGAGCTCACCGTCGACGTCAGTACCCTGGGCCCGGGCTGGGTGGCCCAGACGTCGATCTCGGTCGACGGCTCCCAGCTGGCCACCTGCAGCATGACGGACCCGCTCGCCTGA
- a CDS encoding RDD family protein has translation MVTDDAHLTRVPETVAKVHYASWTARVVAAVIDGFAFSGIVFLVAGPVITDTNIAIPLLALNDLDMSVVPAAARWSIVGVWLAFMLVQGLGGATLGKRVVGIAVVSRESGRPIGLLGSVLRWFAHLADVILLIGYLRPLWDAERRTFADSILGTVVLQTRTVRPNRLVERLLQRRRGLSSPTVEERRTFGDPDTGPWGRTLTALATVLALLFAALAVSVQSSGGQTSTQCAFGDGTSSTFEPLSVSIRSEGGVRTERRLGIERSVSTPDGRIDADWAWTGEAPDGTSVELVATSADGTEIRRTAFVPAGSVSDEWLDGDGPGLPGRGAGTVEIDGHDLASLGGSWTATTTISVDDEPVGSCTLSR, from the coding sequence ATGGTCACCGACGACGCACACCTCACCCGTGTCCCCGAGACCGTCGCCAAGGTGCACTACGCGTCGTGGACCGCGCGCGTCGTCGCGGCCGTGATCGACGGCTTCGCCTTCAGCGGGATCGTCTTCCTCGTCGCCGGTCCGGTCATCACCGACACGAACATCGCCATCCCGCTGCTCGCCCTCAACGACCTCGACATGTCGGTGGTCCCCGCCGCCGCACGGTGGTCGATCGTCGGGGTCTGGCTCGCGTTCATGCTCGTGCAGGGCCTCGGCGGCGCGACCCTCGGCAAGCGCGTCGTCGGGATCGCCGTCGTGAGCCGCGAGTCCGGCCGCCCGATCGGGCTCCTCGGCTCGGTCCTGCGGTGGTTCGCGCACCTCGCCGACGTGATCCTGCTCATCGGGTACCTCAGGCCGCTCTGGGACGCCGAGCGCCGCACCTTCGCGGACTCGATCCTCGGCACCGTCGTGCTGCAGACCCGCACGGTCCGGCCCAACCGTCTCGTCGAGCGGCTGCTGCAGCGTCGCCGAGGGCTGTCGTCACCAACGGTCGAGGAGCGCCGGACCTTCGGCGACCCCGACACGGGCCCGTGGGGGCGGACGCTGACCGCGCTCGCGACGGTGCTCGCCCTGCTCTTCGCCGCGCTCGCCGTGAGCGTGCAGTCGTCAGGAGGTCAGACCTCGACCCAGTGCGCCTTCGGCGACGGCACGTCGTCGACCTTCGAGCCGCTCTCGGTGTCGATACGCAGCGAGGGCGGTGTGCGGACAGAGCGCCGACTCGGCATCGAGAGGTCGGTGTCCACGCCGGACGGCAGGATCGACGCCGACTGGGCATGGACCGGAGAGGCGCCTGACGGCACGTCCGTCGAGCTCGTCGCGACCTCCGCCGACGGCACGGAGATCCGTCGCACGGCCTTCGTCCCGGCCGGGTCCGTCTCGGACGAGTGGCTCGACGGCGACGGTCCCGGGCTGCCCGGCAGAGGCGCCGGGACGGTCGAGATCGACGGCCACGACCTCGCCTCCCTCGGCGGCTCCTGGACCGCGACCACCACGATCTCCGTGGACGACGAGCCCGTGGGGTCCTGCACCCTCAGCCGCTGA
- a CDS encoding alpha/beta fold hydrolase — translation MHLHEPHLPDPVPVVIDGASIATYVLEPDGPSAGDVVLCHGTPWSSRVWAQVARRLSATHRVHLWDMPGYGRSTMDAGTPVGLPTQSVRLARLLSHWGLDRPHVVAHDVGGAVALGAHLLHGAEYADLFLWDAVTLDPWGSPFFRLVADHPDVFPQLPPALHAALVREYVSGASRHRLDAATTDVLVEPWLDEDGQRAFYRQVAALRPEDTRPVAARLGEVRCEVGVGWGAEDPWVPVEQAGRLRALLPGDVPVVELDDVGHLAPLEAPGAVHHALDAWLSTGRESLTLDPGAAEQA, via the coding sequence ATGCACCTGCACGAGCCCCACCTGCCCGACCCTGTCCCCGTCGTGATCGACGGGGCGTCGATCGCCACCTACGTCCTCGAGCCCGACGGCCCGTCCGCGGGTGACGTCGTGCTGTGCCACGGCACGCCGTGGTCGTCGCGTGTCTGGGCGCAGGTCGCGCGGAGGCTGAGCGCGACACACCGGGTGCACCTGTGGGACATGCCCGGCTATGGCCGGTCGACCATGGACGCGGGGACTCCCGTCGGCCTGCCCACCCAGTCCGTCCGCCTCGCGCGGCTGCTCTCGCACTGGGGTCTCGACCGCCCGCACGTCGTCGCGCACGACGTCGGTGGTGCGGTAGCACTGGGCGCGCACCTGCTGCACGGCGCCGAGTACGCAGACCTCTTCCTGTGGGATGCGGTGACTCTCGACCCGTGGGGTTCGCCGTTCTTCCGCCTGGTCGCCGACCACCCCGACGTCTTCCCGCAGCTGCCGCCCGCGCTCCACGCGGCCCTCGTCCGGGAGTACGTGTCCGGGGCGTCGCGCCACCGGCTCGACGCCGCCACGACCGACGTCCTCGTGGAGCCGTGGCTCGACGAGGACGGCCAGCGGGCTTTCTACCGTCAGGTCGCCGCGCTGCGTCCCGAGGACACCCGGCCGGTCGCGGCCCGGCTCGGTGAGGTGCGCTGCGAGGTGGGCGTCGGCTGGGGTGCCGAGGACCCGTGGGTCCCGGTCGAGCAGGCGGGACGGCTGCGGGCGCTGCTCCCGGGGGACGTCCCGGTCGTCGAGCTCGACGACGTCGGCCACCTGGCCCCGCTCGAGGCGCCTGGTGCCGTGCATCACGCGCTCGACGCCTGGCTGTCGACCGGCCGAGAGTCCCTGACGCTCGACCCGGGGGCCGCGGAGCAGGCCTGA
- a CDS encoding zinc ribbon domain-containing protein produces MTKAPVEDQRRLLDVQALDTRAQQLVHRRTTLPGLATVKDIDSQLADVTSALVASRTAASDLRRELAKAEGDVEQVRARAARNQQRLDSGAVGAKDAQALVTELESLVRRQGALEEVELEVMERLEAHEDTLGKLDEAHQKTLDAKAAALAEVDAQTAEINAQLNVVQADRAKAVEGLDAALVTLYDKIRTQLGGQGAAALRGGRCEGCQLDMNQTDLSAIRAAAPEDVVRCEECGRILVRIKDDRPKE; encoded by the coding sequence GTGACCAAGGCCCCTGTCGAGGACCAGCGCCGACTCCTGGACGTCCAGGCGCTCGACACCCGAGCCCAGCAGCTCGTGCACCGTCGCACCACGCTCCCAGGCCTGGCGACCGTCAAGGACATCGACTCCCAGCTCGCCGACGTCACCTCCGCGCTGGTCGCGTCGCGCACCGCCGCGAGCGACCTGCGCCGCGAGCTCGCCAAGGCCGAGGGCGACGTCGAGCAGGTGCGGGCCCGTGCGGCACGCAACCAGCAGCGGCTCGACTCCGGTGCTGTCGGGGCCAAGGACGCGCAGGCGCTCGTCACCGAGCTCGAGTCGCTCGTCCGCAGGCAGGGCGCGCTCGAAGAGGTCGAGCTCGAGGTCATGGAGCGTCTCGAGGCGCACGAGGACACCCTCGGCAAGCTTGACGAGGCGCACCAGAAGACTCTCGACGCCAAGGCTGCGGCGCTGGCCGAGGTCGACGCGCAGACCGCGGAGATCAACGCACAGCTGAACGTCGTTCAGGCGGACCGTGCGAAGGCCGTCGAGGGTCTCGACGCCGCGCTCGTCACGCTCTACGACAAGATCCGCACGCAGCTCGGCGGGCAGGGCGCCGCGGCGCTCCGCGGCGGCCGCTGCGAGGGGTGCCAGCTCGACATGAACCAGACGGACCTCTCCGCCATCCGTGCGGCGGCCCCCGAGGACGTCGTGCGGTGCGAGGAGTGCGGGCGCATCCTGGTGCGTATCAAGGACGACCGCCCGAAGGAGTGA
- a CDS encoding Nif3-like dinuclear metal center hexameric protein: MTADRQQDLPDDSTPAPTLARVVEMLDTRYPPSTAEDWDAVGLVVGDPQRAVRRVLFAVDPVADVVEEAVAWGADLLVTHHPLLLKPVHSVAAGSVKGSVVHRLIEAGCALYVAHTNGDAAERGVNDALADLLGMVDRRPLDPHSPGATTGAGRVGRLPQPTTLRAFAEHVAAVLPATPQGVRVAGDLDAAVETVAVLGGSGDSYVAAARAAGADVYVTSDLKHHSVSEAREQARLDALAAGDAPGTGRPFLVDTAHFASEWPWLPYAADDLVHDCASDGTTVVTRVSVLRTDPWTARFGSPGTDDQTSHDPTEGHQP; encoded by the coding sequence GTGACCGCCGATCGACAGCAGGACCTGCCAGACGACTCCACCCCGGCTCCGACGCTCGCCCGCGTCGTCGAGATGCTCGACACCCGGTACCCGCCGTCCACGGCCGAGGACTGGGACGCCGTCGGCCTCGTGGTCGGCGACCCGCAGCGCGCCGTCCGCCGCGTGCTCTTCGCGGTCGACCCGGTCGCCGACGTCGTCGAAGAGGCCGTCGCCTGGGGTGCCGACCTCCTCGTCACCCACCACCCGCTCCTCCTCAAGCCCGTCCACTCGGTGGCCGCCGGAAGCGTCAAGGGGTCGGTCGTGCACCGGCTGATCGAGGCCGGGTGCGCCCTGTACGTCGCCCACACCAACGGCGACGCTGCTGAGCGCGGCGTCAACGACGCGCTCGCGGACCTGCTCGGCATGGTCGACCGTCGTCCTCTCGACCCGCACTCGCCCGGTGCCACGACCGGCGCCGGTCGTGTGGGCAGGCTCCCGCAGCCCACGACACTGCGGGCCTTCGCCGAGCACGTCGCCGCGGTGCTGCCCGCGACGCCGCAGGGTGTCCGTGTGGCCGGAGACCTCGACGCGGCGGTCGAGACGGTGGCCGTCCTCGGTGGCTCGGGGGACTCGTACGTCGCCGCGGCCCGTGCCGCCGGAGCCGACGTCTACGTCACCTCTGACCTCAAGCACCACTCCGTCTCCGAGGCCCGCGAGCAGGCCCGGCTCGACGCCCTCGCGGCTGGTGACGCACCGGGGACCGGCAGGCCGTTCCTCGTCGACACCGCGCACTTCGCGAGCGAGTGGCCCTGGCTGCCGTACGCGGCCGACGACCTGGTGCACGACTGCGCCTCTGACGGCACTACGGTGGTCACCAGAGTCAGCGTCCTGCGCACCGACCCGTGGACCGCACGGTTCGGGTCGCCGGGCACCGACGACCAGACCTCTCACGACCCAACGGAAGGACACCAGCCGTGA